From Coffea arabica cultivar ET-39 chromosome 9c, Coffea Arabica ET-39 HiFi, whole genome shotgun sequence, one genomic window encodes:
- the LOC140014178 gene encoding uncharacterized protein: MEVVEDTIPVFHRLAKILIDPDATHSFVSPTFMFEIDMKVERLPYELEVRTPTGNQTLLANEVYRNCDIWIGEWKLVVDFINLTIKGCDVTLGMDWLVHYHARVDYRMKVVEFCISGEATLKLDVRGMLASFALISEIRVRKLLSYGTRSYLAFLVNTPGEKVKLEDMPVISDYPDVFLKEWGHCHPKEKLNLRLT, from the coding sequence ATGGAGGTAGTGGAAGATACGATTCCTGTTTTCCATCgtttagccaaaattttgatagaccctgatgccactcattcttttgttaGCCCTACATTTATGTTTGAAATTGACATGAAAGTTGAAAGGCTACCTTATGAATTAGAAGTAAGAACACCTACGGGTAACCAAACTTTACTTGCGAATGAGGTGTATAGAAATTGCGATATTTGGATTGGTGAGTGGAAATTAGTAGTCGACTTCATAAATCTAACCATTAAGGGGTGCGATGTTACTCTAGGCATGGATTGGTTAGTTCATTATCATGCTCGGGTAGATTATAGGATGAAGGTGGTCGAGTTTTGCATATCGGGTGAGGCAACTCTAAAGTTAGACGTGAGAGGTATGTTAGCCTCATTTGCGCTCATTTCGGAAATAAGGGTTAGGAAATTGCTTAGTTATGGAACACGCAGTTATTTAGCTTTTCTAGTTAACACCCCAGGAGAAAAGGTTAAGTTGGAGGACATGCCGGTGATTAGTGACTATCCGGACGTATTTTTGAAGGAGTGGGGTCATTGCCACCcgaaagagaaattgaatttaaggttgacCTAA